TGTATCCCGGTTTAATTTTTCCGGGTCAGACCAGCAAAAGAAAGTAGACAACCTGTCCGGAGGAGAACGGAACAGGGTGCATCTGGCCTGTATGTTGAAGAAAGGAGCAAATGTGTTGCTTCTGGATGAACCGACGAATGATCTTGACGTAAATACCATGCGGGCACTGGAGGATGCCTTGGAGAATTATTCCGGTTGTGCGGTAGTTATCAGTCATGATCGCTGGTTCCTTGATCGTATCGCAACCCACATACTTGCCTTTGAGGGTGACAGCAAGGTGGTCTGGTTCGAGGGAAACTATTCTGAGTATGAGGCGGATAAAAAAAAGAGGCTTGGCGCGGATGCCGATCAGCCGCACCGGATCAAATACCGGCAGTTAACGCGTGCATAGCAGCTTTGTCTTTGAAATTAAACGTCTTAGGAAAACAAAATCTACAGAAAAAAAGTCTTACCGCCGAAGATTTTCTGTTTGGAAGAAGTTTTAAATAAATAGATGTACATTTTGTGATGGCTGATCTTATTTGGTTGGAGGGGCAGAATGAGATGTAAATTTTTGTGGCTTTATTCGGCTTTTCTATTTTTTCTTCCTTCTTTAGTTTACGACCGAATGAAAGTTGTCAGGTATGTCAATCGAGACGATTCTTCTTCGAAGGTGTTTTACCTTTTTTTCGTAGATTCTTAAGGATGTTATTGATAGTAAAAAGCATAAAAATCCACAGAGTGCCATCCGTATGTCTTGTGAATGAGGATAGATAAAGTAGAGTTTTTGCCCCATATAACTGCCAAGTAGTAAGCTGGCAATAGGTAGTATGAGCAGGAGTACAATGCTTTTATAGGGAGAAGGTTCTGGTATTTGCACTAGAACTTTCTGGCCTGCCTTCAGGTTAGAAATTATGGGAACCTCTAATAGTTTAGTTTTGCTTTCGATGCCAATGCAAACGGTACAGCTTTTGCAAAGTTCAGAAGATTGTTTTATAAGTTCTACCGCTGCATGATTTCCGTGTATATATTTTACGATGCCCTTTTCTATTAACTGTTTTTGTCTGATCATAGTGAATAAATTACTGATATCGGAAAAAGACTATTGTGGCTTGGTTGTGTTGCCTACCTGTTCTCTCATCAGTTTGCCAACTTTAAATACCACAACATTTTTCGCTGGAACAAAAGCTACTTCGCCCGTTCTTGGGTTTCTGGCTTTTCTTGCAGCACGTTTGCGTAATTCAAAAACTCCAAAATCACGCAATTCAATGCGATTACCTTGTGAAAGTTCGCCAATGATTTCATCCAGAAACATCTGTATCGTTTTTTTTACAACCATATGTGTATTATCTGTTTTTCTGGCAATCTTTTCACACAAATCCCTTTTTGTTGTAGTTTGCATTACAATCCTCCTTTTAGAAACGAGATAGGTAAAATATGATAGTGATGGAAGAATTTTGCGAATGAGTTGAAAAGGTAAAACCTCATCCCTCTCCTTTCATAGAGGCATGAGATAAAAACTTCTCAAGCCTTTGTCTTAACTGATATTCAAACAGGTTACTTACGATATTTCAGGACATATTATCAATTCACAAGATTAAAGTCAATACGATTTTAACACTTTTAGGAATAAAGATTTAAGTTGCAGAGAAGCAGAAAAAAACCTCCTTTT
The Candidatus Brocadiaceae bacterium DNA segment above includes these coding regions:
- a CDS encoding integration host factor subunit beta; this translates as MQTTTKRDLCEKIARKTDNTHMVVKKTIQMFLDEIIGELSQGNRIELRDFGVFELRKRAARKARNPRTGEVAFVPAKNVVVFKVGKLMREQVGNTTKPQ